In Streptomyces qaidamensis, one DNA window encodes the following:
- a CDS encoding TetR/AcrR family transcriptional regulator, translating to MPKSSNSDHKKTTVSPPERREELLAIAAQVFAAQGYNATTVRKIADAAGMLAGSLYYHFDSKESMLDEILSGFLDELWARYDAVLGAGLGPRETLEALVTESFREIDRHLDAVAIYQKESRHLGTQPHFAYLVESQQKFEKAWLGTLERGVAAKVFRADLDVRLTYRFVRDTVWVAASWYRPGGRHSPEEIARQYLSMVLEGIALHDS from the coding sequence GTGCCGAAAAGCAGCAACAGCGACCACAAGAAGACCACGGTGAGCCCGCCCGAGCGGCGCGAGGAACTCCTGGCCATCGCGGCCCAGGTCTTCGCCGCGCAGGGCTACAACGCCACTACCGTCCGGAAGATCGCGGACGCGGCGGGGATGCTGGCGGGCAGCCTCTACTACCACTTCGACTCCAAGGAGTCGATGCTGGACGAGATCCTCTCCGGCTTCCTGGACGAGCTCTGGGCCCGGTACGACGCCGTACTCGGCGCCGGGCTCGGCCCGAGGGAGACGCTGGAGGCGCTCGTGACCGAGTCCTTCCGGGAGATCGACCGGCACCTCGACGCGGTCGCCATCTACCAGAAGGAGTCCAGACACCTCGGGACCCAGCCGCACTTCGCCTATCTCGTGGAGTCGCAGCAGAAGTTCGAGAAGGCGTGGCTGGGCACGCTGGAGCGCGGAGTGGCCGCGAAGGTCTTCCGCGCCGACCTGGACGTACGGCTCACCTACCGCTTCGTGCGCGACACGGTCTGGGTCGCCGCGTCCTGGTACCGGCCGGGCGGCCGGCACAGTCCCGAGGAGATCGCCCGCCAGTACCTGTCGATGGTGCTGGAGGGCATCGCACTGCACGACTCATAG
- a CDS encoding SDR family oxidoreductase, with translation MTSAPPPYLPGHQLLTGRSAVVTAAAGAGIGGATARRLLEEGARVVISDAHARRLKECAAELAAEFGTDRVTARPCDVTDDDQVTALFEHAEEHHGHLDIVVNNAGLGGTADLVDMTDEQWNKVLDVTLNGTFRCTRAALRRMKAAGAGGVVVNNASVIGWRAQRGQAHYAAAKAGVMALTRCAAVEAAAYGVRVNAVSPSLAMHPHLAKVTTPELLEELTGREAFGRHAEPWEVANVIVFLASGYSSYLTGEVLSVSSQHP, from the coding sequence ATGACCTCGGCCCCACCGCCGTACCTGCCCGGCCACCAGCTGCTCACCGGCCGCTCCGCCGTCGTCACGGCCGCGGCCGGTGCCGGGATCGGCGGCGCCACCGCCCGGCGGCTGCTGGAGGAAGGCGCACGGGTCGTGATCTCCGACGCCCACGCCCGCCGCCTGAAGGAGTGCGCGGCGGAGCTGGCCGCCGAGTTCGGCACGGACCGCGTCACCGCACGGCCCTGCGACGTCACCGACGACGACCAGGTCACCGCACTGTTCGAGCACGCCGAAGAGCACCACGGACACCTGGACATCGTGGTCAACAACGCGGGCCTCGGCGGCACCGCCGACCTCGTCGACATGACCGACGAGCAATGGAACAAGGTCCTCGACGTCACCCTCAACGGCACCTTCCGCTGCACTCGGGCCGCACTGCGCCGCATGAAGGCCGCGGGCGCCGGCGGCGTCGTCGTCAACAACGCCTCGGTGATCGGCTGGCGCGCCCAGCGGGGACAGGCCCACTACGCCGCCGCGAAAGCCGGCGTCATGGCCCTCACCCGGTGCGCCGCGGTGGAGGCAGCCGCCTACGGAGTGCGGGTGAACGCCGTCTCCCCGAGCCTGGCCATGCACCCGCACCTCGCCAAGGTCACCACCCCGGAACTGCTGGAGGAACTGACCGGCCGCGAGGCCTTCGGGCGCCACGCCGAACCGTGGGAGGTGGCCAACGTGATCGTGTTCCTGGCCAGCGGCTACTCGTCGTACCTGACCGGCGAGGTCCTGTCGGTCAGCAGCCAGCACCCGTGA
- a CDS encoding CoA transferase subunit A has protein sequence MSDKTMTAEQVVGRLRSGMTLGIGGWGSRRKPMALIRALLRSDVTDLTVVSYGGPDVGLLAAAGRIRTLVAPFATLDSVALEPHFTAARQRGAFDLVELDEAMFMWGLTAAAQRLPFLPVRAGLGSDVMKVNPHLRTVTSPYEDAEELVAVPALCLDAALVHLNRADPQGNAQYLGPDPYFDDLFCQAAAASYVSCERIVDTADLLKEAGPQTLLIKRAFVNGVVQTPNGAHFTSCVPDHDRDEAFQQAYARAARDAQAWQGFSERFLSGDEEAYQAAVKAFHEEQQS, from the coding sequence TTGAGCGACAAGACGATGACCGCCGAGCAAGTGGTCGGCCGGCTCCGTTCCGGCATGACTCTGGGCATCGGCGGCTGGGGATCGCGCCGCAAACCGATGGCCCTGATCCGCGCACTGTTACGTTCCGACGTCACCGACCTGACCGTGGTGTCCTACGGCGGTCCCGACGTCGGCCTGCTCGCCGCGGCGGGACGGATCCGCACCCTCGTGGCCCCGTTCGCCACCCTGGACTCCGTCGCCCTGGAACCGCACTTCACCGCTGCCCGGCAGCGCGGGGCCTTCGACCTGGTGGAACTGGACGAGGCCATGTTCATGTGGGGCCTGACCGCCGCCGCCCAGCGGCTGCCGTTCCTGCCGGTCAGGGCCGGCCTCGGCTCCGACGTGATGAAGGTCAACCCGCACCTGCGCACCGTCACCTCACCCTACGAGGACGCCGAGGAACTCGTCGCGGTCCCTGCCCTGTGCCTGGACGCCGCGCTCGTCCACCTCAACCGGGCGGACCCACAGGGCAACGCGCAGTACCTCGGCCCCGACCCGTACTTCGACGACCTCTTCTGCCAGGCCGCTGCCGCCTCCTACGTCTCCTGCGAGCGGATCGTGGACACCGCCGACCTGCTCAAGGAGGCGGGCCCGCAGACGCTGCTGATCAAACGGGCCTTCGTGAACGGCGTCGTACAAACCCCGAACGGGGCGCACTTCACCTCCTGTGTCCCGGACCATGACCGCGACGAGGCGTTCCAGCAGGCCTACGCCCGGGCCGCCCGCGACGCGCAGGCCTGGCAGGGGTTCTCCGAGCGGTTCCTGTCCGGCGACGAAGAGGCGTACCAGGCCGCCGTCAAGGCCTTCCACGAGGAGCAGCAGTCATGA
- a CDS encoding NAD(P)H-dependent flavin oxidoreductase, which produces MSDSAIATALTRLVGVRTPIVQTGMGWVAGPRLVSAAANAGALGILASATMAPERLRSAVREVRSRTDAPFGVNLRADASDAGERVRIILDEGVKVASFALAPRPELITRLKDAGVVVIPSVGARRHAEKVAAWGADAVLVQGGEGGGHTGSVASTVLLPQIVDAVDIPVIAAGGFRDGRGLVAALAYGAAGVAMGTRFLLTSDSTVPDAVKARYLAAGVQDVTVTTKVDGLPHRMLRTDLVDALERSGRAASLLRALRHASAFKRESGLSWAGLVRDGLVMKHGKELTWSQVLLAANTPMLLKAAMVDGRTDLGVMACGQVGGIIDDLPSCAELVDRIMTEAHATLGRLPTVM; this is translated from the coding sequence ATGAGCGACTCCGCGATCGCCACGGCCCTCACCCGACTCGTCGGAGTGCGCACCCCCATCGTCCAGACCGGCATGGGATGGGTGGCCGGGCCCCGACTCGTCTCCGCCGCCGCCAACGCCGGAGCCCTGGGCATCCTCGCATCCGCCACCATGGCCCCGGAGCGGCTCCGCTCGGCCGTGCGCGAGGTCAGGTCCCGCACCGACGCGCCTTTCGGAGTCAACCTCCGGGCCGACGCCTCGGACGCGGGGGAGAGGGTGCGGATCATCCTCGACGAGGGCGTGAAGGTGGCCTCGTTCGCTCTCGCGCCGCGACCGGAGCTGATCACCCGTCTGAAGGACGCCGGCGTGGTCGTCATCCCCTCGGTGGGCGCCCGGCGGCATGCCGAGAAGGTCGCGGCCTGGGGCGCCGACGCCGTGCTGGTGCAGGGCGGCGAGGGCGGCGGCCACACCGGCAGCGTCGCCAGCACGGTGCTGCTGCCGCAGATCGTGGACGCCGTGGACATCCCCGTGATCGCCGCCGGCGGCTTCCGGGACGGACGCGGACTGGTGGCGGCCCTGGCCTACGGCGCCGCCGGCGTGGCCATGGGCACCCGCTTCCTGCTCACCTCCGACAGCACCGTCCCCGACGCGGTCAAGGCCCGCTACCTGGCGGCGGGTGTCCAGGACGTCACCGTCACCACCAAGGTCGACGGCCTGCCCCACCGGATGCTGCGCACCGACCTGGTGGACGCGCTGGAGCGCTCCGGCCGCGCGGCCTCCCTGCTGCGCGCCCTGCGGCACGCCTCCGCCTTCAAACGGGAGTCCGGCTTGAGCTGGGCCGGCCTGGTGCGCGACGGCCTGGTCATGAAGCACGGCAAGGAACTGACCTGGAGCCAGGTCCTGCTGGCCGCCAACACCCCGATGCTGCTCAAGGCCGCGATGGTCGACGGCCGCACCGACCTGGGCGTGATGGCCTGCGGCCAGGTCGGGGGGATCATCGACGACCTGCCGTCCTGCGCCGAACTCGTCGACAGGATCATGACCGAGGCACACGCCACGCTCGGCAGACTCCCGACCGTGATGTGA
- a CDS encoding CoA-transferase subunit beta, with protein MSGGATTTGVTRAEYCVVACAEAWRHSGEILASPMGTVPAIGARLAKLTFAPDLLLTDGEALLIGDVPALGARAQVVEGWLPYRQHLALVATGRRHVMMGAGQIDRHGNQNISCIGDWARPARQLLGVRGAPVNTLNNTTSYWVPKHSPRAFVEQVDMVCGVGYDRAAEAGPSATRFHHVPEVVSNLGVFDFATPDHSMRLRSRHPGVTVEQILKATGFALTVPDEVPYTREPATEELRLVREVIDPKGARDREVPA; from the coding sequence ATGAGCGGCGGTGCGACGACGACCGGCGTGACACGCGCCGAGTACTGCGTGGTGGCCTGCGCGGAGGCCTGGCGTCATTCCGGGGAAATCCTGGCGAGCCCCATGGGCACCGTCCCCGCCATCGGCGCCCGGCTGGCGAAGCTGACGTTCGCGCCCGACCTGCTGCTCACCGACGGCGAGGCACTGCTCATCGGCGACGTCCCTGCGCTCGGTGCCCGCGCCCAGGTGGTGGAGGGCTGGCTGCCCTACCGCCAGCACCTGGCCCTCGTCGCCACGGGACGGCGGCACGTGATGATGGGCGCCGGCCAGATCGACCGCCACGGCAACCAGAACATCTCCTGCATCGGCGACTGGGCCCGCCCCGCACGACAGCTGCTGGGCGTCCGGGGTGCCCCCGTCAACACCCTGAACAATACGACCAGTTACTGGGTGCCCAAGCACTCCCCGCGCGCCTTCGTGGAGCAGGTCGACATGGTGTGCGGAGTCGGCTACGACCGTGCGGCCGAGGCCGGCCCGTCGGCCACCCGCTTCCACCACGTCCCGGAGGTGGTCAGCAATCTGGGCGTCTTCGACTTCGCCACCCCGGACCACTCGATGCGGCTGCGCTCGAGGCACCCGGGGGTCACCGTCGAGCAGATCCTGAAGGCCACCGGTTTCGCCCTCACCGTCCCGGACGAAGTGCCGTACACCCGTGAGCCCGCCACCGAGGAGCTGCGCCTCGTCCGGGAGGTCATCGACCCGAAGGGCGCCCGCGACCGTGAGGTGCCCGCATGA
- a CDS encoding SDR family oxidoreductase has translation MATITDLSGRVAVVTGGTRGVGAGITRALLEAGTQVVTCARRPADRPVEAAGRTARFLPVDLRDADAVGAFFTHVRGEYGRLDVLVNNAGGTPYRMLEEGGAERHARVVELNLLAPLTASLAAYEQMRTQPGGGSIVMIGSVSGSRPSPGSAAYGAAKAGLEQLARSMAVEWAPLVRVNTLVLGMVRTELSHLHYGDEDGVAAVGRTVPLGRLADPDEVGDACVFLASDRAAYISGASLLVHGGGERPAFLDAATAGN, from the coding sequence ATGGCAACGATCACCGATCTGAGCGGACGCGTCGCGGTGGTCACCGGCGGAACGAGGGGCGTGGGCGCGGGCATCACCCGGGCACTGCTGGAGGCCGGAACCCAGGTGGTGACCTGCGCCCGGCGCCCCGCGGACCGGCCAGTCGAAGCGGCTGGGCGCACCGCCCGGTTCCTCCCGGTCGACCTGCGTGACGCGGACGCCGTCGGCGCCTTCTTCACGCACGTGCGGGGCGAGTACGGCAGGCTGGACGTCCTCGTCAACAACGCCGGGGGCACGCCGTACCGGATGCTCGAGGAAGGCGGGGCCGAACGGCACGCACGCGTCGTCGAGTTGAACCTGCTCGCTCCCCTGACCGCCTCCCTCGCCGCCTACGAGCAGATGCGCACCCAGCCCGGCGGCGGGTCGATCGTCATGATCGGCAGTGTCAGCGGCAGCCGTCCGTCACCGGGCTCGGCGGCCTACGGCGCGGCCAAGGCGGGGCTGGAGCAGCTGGCCCGCAGCATGGCCGTGGAATGGGCCCCGCTGGTCAGGGTCAACACCCTGGTCCTCGGCATGGTGCGCACGGAGCTGTCGCATCTGCACTACGGCGACGAGGACGGTGTCGCGGCCGTCGGCCGCACGGTGCCGCTCGGCCGGCTCGCCGACCCGGACGAGGTGGGCGACGCCTGCGTCTTCCTCGCCTCCGATCGCGCGGCGTACATCAGCGGCGCGAGTCTGCTCGTCCATGGCGGCGGTGAACGCCCCGCCTTCCTCGACGCCGCCACCGCCGGCAACTGA
- a CDS encoding acyl-CoA dehydrogenase family protein, protein MRFLLDGEQREFARTLDGMLGSAGTPGVVRSWASGDHGPGRALWGRLGEAGVFALAVPEEHEGVGPLPVELAVAFGELGRHAVPGPLAETAAAGALLGRLGGDAAHVWLPQLASGKAVASLCVLSPGGSPYALDADAADAVFVVDGDTVRLADSHGPVQPSADPARRPARPLGGVVFAQGPAVTAAAAYAADVAALVTAAQALGLGRALLERTVEYVRQRTQFGVAVGSFQAVKHRLADTLIALEFAQPLVYAAALALAADDPAAGREVAAAKVSACEAAYGAARTALHLHGAVGYTAEPDLSLWIRKARPLRTAWGTPAVCRARVLAGGTLR, encoded by the coding sequence ATGCGTTTCCTTCTCGACGGCGAGCAGCGGGAGTTCGCACGCACCCTGGACGGCATGCTGGGATCCGCCGGCACACCCGGCGTCGTACGGTCCTGGGCGTCCGGCGATCACGGACCCGGACGTGCCCTGTGGGGCAGGCTCGGGGAGGCCGGCGTCTTCGCCCTCGCCGTTCCGGAGGAGCATGAGGGTGTGGGGCCGTTGCCCGTCGAACTGGCCGTCGCTTTCGGTGAGCTGGGCCGGCATGCCGTACCCGGTCCGCTGGCCGAGACGGCCGCCGCCGGCGCTTTGCTGGGCCGGCTCGGCGGGGACGCGGCCCACGTCTGGCTTCCGCAGCTCGCGTCGGGCAAGGCCGTGGCGTCCCTGTGCGTCCTGTCGCCCGGGGGCAGCCCGTACGCCCTGGACGCCGACGCCGCGGACGCGGTGTTCGTCGTGGACGGCGACACCGTACGGCTCGCGGACTCGCACGGCCCGGTGCAGCCGTCGGCCGATCCGGCGCGGAGGCCGGCCCGCCCGCTCGGCGGAGTCGTGTTCGCCCAGGGGCCCGCGGTGACCGCGGCCGCCGCGTACGCCGCCGATGTGGCTGCGCTGGTGACGGCGGCTCAGGCCCTCGGGCTGGGACGAGCCCTGCTGGAACGCACGGTGGAGTACGTGCGGCAGCGCACCCAGTTCGGGGTGGCCGTCGGCTCGTTCCAGGCGGTGAAGCACCGTCTGGCCGACACCCTCATCGCCCTGGAGTTCGCCCAGCCGCTGGTCTACGCCGCCGCCCTGGCCCTTGCGGCGGACGATCCGGCGGCGGGCCGGGAGGTCGCCGCGGCGAAGGTGTCGGCCTGCGAAGCGGCGTACGGGGCGGCGCGTACGGCCCTTCACCTCCACGGCGCTGTCGGCTACACCGCGGAACCGGACCTGTCCCTGTGGATTCGCAAGGCCCGTCCTCTGCGCACCGCCTGGGGTACTCCGGCCGTGTGCCGAGCCCGGGTACTGGCAGGCGGAACCCTGCGATGA
- a CDS encoding SDR family oxidoreductase, protein MSGLCSERVAIVTGAGRGLGRAHALAFAAEGAKVVVNDLGVGLDGTGCGTRPAQLVVDEIVARGGQALAHAGDIATTEGAASLIRAAIETYGRLDTLVNNAGFLRDRMLVNLGEDDWDAVMRVHLKGHFLPLRYAAAHWRTEAKTGRVPTARVVNTSSGAGLSGSVGQGNYSAAKAGIIGLTLVAAAEMRRYGVLVNAIAPAARTRMTEATFAETMAAPDTGFDAMAPENVSPLVVWLGSAASAGVTGRVFEAEGGRITVMEGWRPGPTADKGARWSPAEAGETALKLLAEATIPEPVYGAH, encoded by the coding sequence ATGTCCGGACTGTGCAGCGAACGTGTCGCGATCGTCACCGGGGCGGGGCGCGGACTGGGCCGGGCGCACGCCCTCGCCTTCGCCGCCGAGGGTGCGAAGGTCGTGGTGAACGACCTTGGTGTCGGCCTCGACGGGACCGGTTGCGGGACGAGGCCCGCCCAGCTCGTCGTCGACGAGATCGTCGCCCGCGGAGGACAAGCGCTCGCCCATGCCGGGGACATCGCCACGACGGAGGGCGCGGCCTCGTTGATCCGCGCCGCCATCGAGACCTACGGCCGCCTCGACACCCTCGTCAACAACGCCGGGTTCCTGCGCGACCGCATGCTGGTGAACCTCGGCGAGGACGACTGGGACGCCGTCATGCGCGTCCACCTCAAGGGACACTTCCTTCCCCTGAGGTACGCGGCGGCCCACTGGCGGACGGAGGCCAAGACGGGCCGTGTTCCGACGGCCCGGGTCGTCAACACCAGCAGCGGAGCAGGGTTGTCGGGGAGCGTCGGCCAGGGCAACTACTCCGCGGCCAAGGCCGGGATCATCGGACTGACACTGGTCGCCGCCGCCGAGATGCGCCGCTACGGCGTCCTGGTCAACGCCATCGCCCCGGCGGCGCGTACCCGGATGACCGAGGCGACGTTCGCCGAGACCATGGCGGCCCCTGACACCGGCTTCGACGCCATGGCCCCGGAGAACGTGTCCCCGCTCGTCGTGTGGCTCGGCTCCGCGGCCTCCGCCGGTGTGACGGGGCGGGTCTTCGAGGCTGAGGGCGGTCGCATCACGGTCATGGAAGGGTGGCGCCCCGGTCCCACGGCGGACAAGGGAGCCCGGTGGTCCCCTGCCGAGGCCGGAGAGACAGCGCTGAAGCTCCTGGCGGAGGCGACGATTCCGGAGCCGGTGTACGGGGCGCATTGA
- a CDS encoding GntR family transcriptional regulator has product MTARHEHIADELRRAIDREEYTVGSRLPSEAELAAHYGVSRGTVRQAVAALTAEGLIGSRQGARRVVLAGRRSQSFAELRSFAQWAQAMGREATGRVMGQEYRPATAEDAVRLQLREGIPVLNVLRVRGLDGEPVLLERTVYADWISPAVETIEPDCPSVTQRLYHDTGLVFAYGEHVIDAVAAGAQDAALLGIRRTSPLLRVRRITTTREGRPVEWSDDRYRSDAVSFSVHNSTGNNALARNTAE; this is encoded by the coding sequence ATGACGGCGCGACACGAGCACATCGCCGACGAACTGCGGCGGGCCATCGACCGCGAGGAGTACACCGTCGGCAGCCGGCTGCCCTCCGAGGCGGAGCTCGCGGCCCACTACGGCGTCTCCCGCGGCACGGTCCGCCAGGCCGTCGCGGCCCTCACCGCCGAGGGCCTCATCGGCTCCCGCCAGGGGGCCCGCCGCGTCGTGCTGGCCGGCCGCCGCAGCCAGAGCTTCGCCGAACTGCGCAGCTTCGCCCAGTGGGCGCAGGCGATGGGCCGCGAGGCCACCGGGCGTGTGATGGGCCAGGAGTACCGCCCGGCGACGGCCGAGGACGCCGTTCGCCTGCAACTCCGTGAAGGAATCCCGGTGTTGAACGTCCTGCGGGTGCGGGGCCTGGACGGCGAACCGGTACTGCTGGAACGCACGGTCTACGCCGACTGGATCTCCCCGGCCGTCGAGACGATCGAGCCCGACTGCCCCTCCGTCACCCAGCGCCTTTATCACGACACAGGGCTGGTCTTCGCCTACGGCGAGCACGTCATCGACGCGGTCGCGGCCGGCGCCCAGGACGCCGCACTGCTCGGCATCCGCCGCACCAGCCCGCTGCTCAGGGTTCGCAGGATCACAACCACCCGCGAAGGACGCCCGGTCGAGTGGTCGGACGACCGCTACCGCTCGGACGCGGTGAGCTTCAGTGTGCACAACTCGACCGGTAACAACGCGCTGGCGCGCAACACGGCGGAGTAG
- a CDS encoding acyl-CoA dehydrogenase family protein, with the protein MDLDFTAAEDALRAEARDWLAARVPSVPLPSLETAEGFAAHRQWEGMLFADRWSVVSWPEQFGGRGSSLLEWLIFEEEYYRAGAPGRVSQNGINLLAPTLFEYGTDEQRERVLPSMASGEVVWAQAWSEPEAGSDLASLRSVAVRTEGGWRISGQKTWSSRAAFADRAFGLFRSDPEADRPHRGLTYLMFPLDADGVTVRPIGRLDGKPAFAELFLDDVFVPDEDVIGEPGQGWRVAMSTTGNERGLTLRSPGRFTAAADRLTSLWHSTADPDAGVTALGDRVADAVIGARAYQLFAYAHASRITAGGVIAAGGSIGAESSLNKVFWSELDIALHETALDLLGPYGELSDEATEAPAHGSWAEGHTFSLAGPIYAGTNEIQRDIIAERLLGLPKGRR; encoded by the coding sequence ATGGACCTCGACTTCACCGCCGCCGAGGACGCCTTACGCGCCGAGGCCCGGGACTGGCTCGCCGCCCGTGTGCCGTCCGTTCCGCTGCCGTCGCTGGAGACCGCCGAGGGGTTCGCCGCCCACCGGCAGTGGGAGGGCATGCTGTTCGCCGACCGCTGGTCGGTGGTCTCCTGGCCCGAGCAGTTCGGCGGCCGGGGCTCCTCCCTGCTGGAGTGGCTGATCTTCGAGGAGGAGTACTACCGGGCCGGCGCGCCCGGCCGGGTCTCGCAGAACGGCATCAACCTGCTCGCCCCCACGCTCTTCGAGTACGGGACCGACGAGCAGCGTGAGCGCGTCCTGCCGTCCATGGCGAGCGGTGAGGTGGTCTGGGCGCAGGCCTGGTCCGAGCCGGAGGCGGGGTCCGACCTGGCCTCGCTGCGGTCCGTAGCCGTACGGACGGAGGGCGGCTGGCGCATCAGCGGGCAGAAGACGTGGTCGTCCCGGGCGGCCTTCGCCGACCGCGCGTTCGGGCTGTTCCGCAGTGACCCGGAAGCGGACCGGCCGCACCGGGGCCTTACGTACCTGATGTTCCCGTTGGACGCGGACGGGGTGACCGTGCGGCCCATCGGGCGGCTGGACGGCAAGCCCGCCTTCGCCGAATTGTTCCTCGACGACGTCTTCGTGCCGGACGAGGACGTCATCGGCGAGCCGGGGCAGGGTTGGCGGGTCGCCATGAGCACCACCGGCAACGAGCGGGGGCTGACCCTGCGCAGCCCCGGTCGCTTCACGGCCGCGGCCGACCGGCTCACCTCGCTGTGGCACTCCACCGCGGACCCCGATGCGGGCGTCACCGCGCTTGGTGACCGGGTCGCTGACGCGGTCATCGGCGCGCGGGCCTACCAGTTGTTCGCCTACGCCCACGCCTCGCGCATCACCGCCGGCGGGGTGATCGCCGCCGGCGGGTCGATCGGCGCCGAGTCCAGCCTCAACAAGGTCTTCTGGTCCGAGCTGGACATCGCCCTGCACGAGACCGCCCTTGATCTGCTCGGCCCCTACGGCGAGCTTTCCGACGAGGCCACCGAGGCGCCCGCGCACGGCAGTTGGGCTGAGGGCCACACCTTCTCGCTGGCCGGGCCGATCTACGCCGGCACCAACGAGATCCAGCGCGACATCATCGCCGAACGGCTGCTCGGCCTGCCGAAGGGGCGCCGGTGA
- a CDS encoding enoyl-CoA hydratase — translation MSTDRTAPPEPVRFERRGAVALVTMDRPEYRNAQNSAMTYALDRAFYRAADDDEVKVVILAGAGKHFCAGHDIGTPERDAHLPFDRKAGLWWDHAHKSGAESRFARESEVYLGMCRRWRELPKPVIASVQGACVAGGLMLAWVCDLIVASEDAFFADPVVRMGIPGVEYFAHPWVMPPRIAKEFLYTGDRMSARRAYEVGMVNRVVPREELTQHTMELAERIAAMPRMGLALTKRAVNQAEDLQGLHSGLDSVFGLHHLAHAHNAETGDDPLGGMDVRAMKEARR, via the coding sequence ATGTCCACCGACCGCACTGCGCCCCCCGAGCCCGTCCGTTTCGAGCGCCGCGGCGCCGTCGCCCTGGTGACGATGGACCGGCCCGAGTACCGCAACGCCCAGAACTCCGCGATGACCTACGCCCTGGACCGGGCCTTCTACCGTGCGGCGGACGACGACGAGGTCAAGGTGGTGATCCTCGCCGGAGCGGGGAAGCACTTCTGCGCCGGCCACGACATCGGCACACCTGAGCGGGACGCGCACCTGCCGTTCGACCGCAAGGCCGGACTCTGGTGGGACCACGCGCACAAGTCGGGGGCCGAGAGCCGCTTCGCCCGCGAGTCCGAGGTGTATCTGGGCATGTGCCGGCGCTGGCGCGAGCTGCCCAAGCCCGTCATCGCCTCGGTACAGGGCGCGTGCGTGGCCGGCGGGCTGATGCTCGCCTGGGTCTGTGACCTGATCGTCGCCTCCGAGGACGCCTTCTTCGCCGACCCCGTGGTCCGTATGGGCATCCCAGGGGTCGAGTACTTCGCCCACCCGTGGGTGATGCCGCCTCGGATCGCCAAGGAGTTCCTCTACACCGGCGACCGGATGAGCGCGCGGCGCGCCTACGAGGTCGGCATGGTCAACCGGGTCGTGCCACGGGAGGAACTCACCCAGCACACCATGGAGTTGGCGGAGCGGATCGCGGCGATGCCCCGGATGGGGCTGGCGCTGACCAAGCGCGCCGTCAACCAGGCGGAGGACCTGCAAGGCCTGCACTCGGGGCTGGACTCGGTCTTCGGGCTGCACCATCTCGCCCACGCCCACAACGCCGAGACCGGCGACGACCCGCTCGGCGGGATGGACGTGCGCGCGATGAAGGAGGCCCGCCGCTGA
- a CDS encoding enoyl-CoA hydratase family protein, with amino-acid sequence MGVSTASPEEGIAVITVDFPPVNALPVQGWYDLAAAVRAAGSDPGVRCVVLTATGRGFNAGADIKEMQRTEGYTALVGTNRGCYEAFAAVYDCEVPVVAAVQGFCVGGGIGLVGNADSIVASDDATFGLPELDRGALGAATHLARLVPQHLMRTLYYTSRTVTADELHRHGSVWRVVPRERLHAAAMELAREIAAKDGLLVRLAKASINGIDPVDVRRSYRFEQGFTFEANLSGVSDRYREAFVSSRSSKPSTSSQPAKPSEPSKPSK; translated from the coding sequence ATGGGTGTCTCCACCGCAAGCCCCGAAGAGGGCATCGCCGTCATCACCGTGGACTTCCCGCCGGTCAACGCCCTTCCTGTGCAGGGCTGGTACGACTTGGCCGCCGCGGTGCGCGCGGCCGGGTCCGATCCGGGCGTGCGCTGCGTCGTCCTCACCGCGACGGGGCGCGGGTTCAACGCCGGCGCCGACATCAAGGAGATGCAGCGCACGGAGGGGTACACGGCGCTCGTCGGCACCAACCGCGGCTGCTATGAGGCGTTCGCAGCGGTCTACGACTGCGAGGTCCCCGTCGTCGCCGCCGTGCAGGGCTTCTGTGTGGGCGGCGGCATCGGCCTGGTCGGCAACGCCGACTCGATCGTGGCGAGCGACGACGCGACCTTCGGCCTGCCGGAGCTGGACCGGGGTGCGCTCGGCGCGGCCACCCACCTGGCCCGGTTGGTCCCCCAGCACCTGATGCGGACGCTCTACTACACCTCGCGCACCGTGACGGCCGACGAACTGCACCGCCACGGCTCGGTGTGGCGGGTCGTCCCGCGCGAGCGGCTGCACGCCGCGGCCATGGAGCTGGCCAGGGAGATCGCCGCCAAGGACGGCCTGCTCGTCCGCCTCGCCAAGGCGTCGATCAACGGCATCGACCCGGTGGACGTCCGCCGCAGCTACCGCTTCGAGCAGGGCTTCACGTTCGAGGCCAACCTCAGCGGCGTGTCGGACCGGTACCGCGAGGCGTTCGTGTCGTCCCGGTCGTCCAAGCCGTCAACGTCGTCCCAGCCGGCCAAGCCGTCCGAACCGTCTAAGCCGTCCAAGTAG